The Elaeis guineensis isolate ETL-2024a chromosome 3, EG11, whole genome shotgun sequence region tgatcgtaaataattttaaaaaatatttttaaattttaaaaaaaataaattatttatgatgaaaaaatttatcacaaataattccatcattaattataatataatattttttaaaaatataaatatatatttttttaaatttatatgtttaatattttatatttataatctataaaattaaaataaaaaatacagacaataaatctataaataattaaatttgataattttattatattaaaatataattatagaaaaataaatttaacaatcataagagatctaaaaaaataaaaaaatatagaaataaatcACTGGCTGTCAAGCATCGGCATATGGTGAAGGAGAACGGATGGAGAATGACGGACCGACCTACTGCTATCTCACCAGCTCCATCATCTACTCCATCTGcaccatctgctccatcatctgccTCATCAGTTGTCGATCTTCAGCTGTTCACTGTCGATCCTCAGCAGCCTACTTCTGTAGCTCCTCCAATCGGATATCACAGGTAACATGGATGTCAACCCTCGACAAGCAGGAGGATGGAGGAGCTCTGATCCCATGCCCTAGCCTCCTAATATAAAAGGGTctcataccaagcatctgatcatagatctaatcgtctgtgggtgcgatcgagctCTCAGAGATAGGCTAGGATTTAATCTCTATCATACGATctcaaaaattaaagttatagctatctaAGTTTGTATTAAAAATCAAAATGCCAATAAAAAAAGTAGTTGGAAAACTTACATAAATCTCCAGGCTCCCCCATCCACTcctctgaccgtcgctggtggatccGTTGGTAGATCTCGATCCTACCAAAAAACTCGTCACTCTCTATATTTctctataatttaagaataattaataaaaaaattttaaatagttaaaaaattaaaatatactaaataaaaattacttatcaTCTGCTCGATATGACGAGTGAACGACTTCGAACACCCATAGTGCGCGACGATCTGTCTCGTCTGATTCATGATATTTCGGATACATCGGTTCTATATAGTTaacagtcaaattagtaagtaactgaatttaagaataaataatttaattattaaactttaaaaaaaaatagatgcttaATTTGATATGCTGGGTCTTCATACCTGCGGTATATGACAGCCCAATCCTCAATATTGATGTTGTCATATGGCCACTGCCATGCTACCTCCACCCCCTGGCACTACAGCGTACCAGTAATGATGAATGCGATATCGATAATTCTTGAAACATGAGCATAAATGATCATCTATAGCTCGTCGTACATAATCATGCtcaaaattaacaatatcaaagataacctgccaataacaaatattgtaAGAATatagtgctaattaaatatttcactaaatattattttacttATAAGTGGCTATAGAAGACCTCTCTTTGAGCCCGCGTGATCTGAcgtcaatcgaagagcatcacaatggcatagctacggcatatgatgcccagctcagtccatcatggctcgcaccatctccttATGGGTGTGGTGTAGTCAGATGGAATCTCGATACGAAGACACTGTCCCTCGTGCTCGTATCTCTAATGCTGTATAACAacgttcttcgatggacctcgccctcatcTCACCACTTGCAGAGAATGGCCTGAAACAATAatgaataaattattagtatgatagctatctataagcctaatagatataattaaaatcaaattttactgtgtaaaaaatattaaaataccactCTTACTTGCCTCTACGACACTATCACTTGGACCCACCTCTACAGCACCCTTTGGCGGCTTTGATGGTGAGGTAGTGGAAATGGGAGAAGGCTCAacctcaggggtaggctgggaaCTCGAACGTAATAGTCTCCCTCCTAGCGCCATACCTACAATGCTTAAACCATGCATATAACTAACtcgatatataaatgaatataagaaTGAACAATAATAGCGAGAAACACATAAATGCTAATGAATAGAATTGTATTGTATATCATTATTATAAGAGAAgattgaataaaaaatatagatctagtCATCAATATCTATATCCTCCTCAATTTATAGGTCGTCCTccaaatcacaataatcgactaatgtattATCTTccatctcatcgtcatttatgaactgatcatcgcccttcgaatcatcaagattaaatacaaaattaggtCCAACTTCATTGGACgacagatcagtcctattcaaaggagttGTCACAAGTTCTTCGTCAACAAAGAGATCAGTcaatatttgttcttcctcttgaaaaactttttcttcatgtagatctaaattttcatccatctttaattaggttggcatgtcatatacacctctaggtATTATTCTTTGTACGACATGCCAATCATCTTGATACTTCAgattcttcaaatatattatttgtttcatttgagttgctaatatatacagctcatTCTAATACCATATTCAtgcaaaatttatattgataaagtatggatcgatatgaatactgaTATTCTTATTGCTAATATTCCATCATTTACATTGAAACAAAAATActgaattattagatccatacttcagttttaTGATATCTACCAATACACCAAAATATtcaatctcctcttctctttcatatcctatcgtagcaatcccaTTATTCTAGATCTATCTTTGCATCTCAAACTCTcttatatgaaatctcattcctccaataatataggatgcgtagtggttaacccttcgatcaagatcacatgctaaatcatataattcatcgatcgcagcctcttctttattgaaatacttagatTTTATCtacaacataatataaaaaattatgttggtttaaataattaattttataattataaaaatataacgtAATACTTGTGAAACTTATAAGGTCTCCAaactattttgtaaattttctcctatgtgaATCATCAATATTTGTATTTTCTCCCTGAAAAGCATCCTCttatgctcactgcaacaagtcatgatttttaattttacatcgatatgaaaaaattaattagaacacTAAAAAGTAcgttaagatggtacttactcaataaaatctttaatttttttataattatttaaaacatAGAAGTATACCTTGGATAGGTCAATTGCTTCTATAAACTCATATCTCCTTCCATCTATCGGTTGAATCGTTTGTTTGAATATGGACAATGTCAGCTTATCGTCACCCCATTCATGATCTACATTACGatctgcatgattgaatcttatttcaatattGTGAAAAtacatcgagcaaaatatgacacACTCCATAGTTACGTATACTTCCATTATACACACTTCAGGCCGTGCCTTATTACATACATACTTTTTCAGGATACacaagaatctaaaaataaaaataaatttaaatttagctaatacatttacatcttataactgatatgataaaagAATTATGATTTCTTTACTTTTCAATAGAATACATCCATCAATAATATATCGGTCCGATCAAAAAAGCTTTCTTTAGgagatgaacagccagatgcaccataacatcaaaaaatgatagtgaaaagattttttttaatttacaaagaatgagcataatattcttctcaaatttttcaagcaagttaatcttcaattttcgataacATAATTTTCGAAAAAAGACTCCCAACTTAATCAATGCAACTTGAACATCACCACTAAGATAGCCATacatgaccataggaagcaagcaccgtatcatcatatgggagtcatAACTTTTCATACCAGAGATAATGCCGTCATTGTTACCCATACACCTCGATATATTTGAAGCGtaagcatcaaaaaattttacgattttgaacgatccacagaaactcttcttCTCCTTGCCAAATAGTAAATAACATATaggtggtataaaaaatttatcatctcgATAAACTAAATGTAACTCCAATCGGATTTTCATTTcttgcaaatcaagatgagcttttgaattatcttttattttttttgtgatgtTCAACACTATACTGATgacattatcacaaatattcttttcaatatatattacATCCAggttataatgaagtagtagctgtTTTCAATatgatagtttgaaaaatatgcTTCGCTTCGTCCAATTTAGCTCAGTTTCAATATGCTTTCACTTGCAAGTATCCGATGTTTTTTCAAATTTCACATTTTCAAtggcttcaagttgttctaaaacttgAGCTCCACTTAGCTCCTTAGGTTGCGGACGTCGGtcgaacttaccatcaaaatattggttataacgaGTCCTCCAAGAGTGATTAGCAGGTAGAAACTGTCAGTGACCCATCAAGTAGATTTTTCTtccatactttaaatgtaaggaagatgtatccttgttgcatattgaaCATGCCAGATATCTTTTGGTACTCCACCTAGATAAGGTTCCATACACAAAAAAATCATTgatggtccataaaatcgaagcatgtaacttaaaatttcttcgactgatagaatcatatatctgtactctattttcctatagctccttcagatcattgaTTAAGGGTTAtaaatatacatcaatttcattaccggATGCTTTCAGACTCAGAATCAATAGTAACATAAACAAATAGttttttcatgcacttccaagatAACACATTATAGGACATTAGCATTATAGGCCACATGCTATAGGAAATACTCAAATTAtcaaagggataaaatctatctaTCACTAGACCAAGCCAAATATTGCGCGAttcactcgcaaagtgcggataatttacatcgaagtctttccacaccacAAAGTCAGCCGGATGGCTAGGTATGTTCTCCTTCGAAACCTGCTGCTCATGATactatctcatttcttcagctgtatttgtggacatatacaatcattgaagtcttggaatcaacgaaaaatatctcaaaacctTATGAGGTATCTTCTTCTCTTCCTATTTTCAATTTTGTACCTAAGCTCACCGCATTCCGAACATTCACTTGCTTATTTATTCTccgtataaaataatatacagtcatttttacaGACATATATAGGAATATAATCAAGTTTCAATTCCTACATGTATgtttttgcttcaaaatatgattttggaagtctctctCTATCGAAAAAAGCTACTTTAATCAATCCAAATTTGGGTCAAATGACTTCTAACTCCATCGATTCACAGTTTTAAGATAAAGTAATTTGATCAAAAGCTCTAATTTGAAAAACTTtacataatttggatagagtggctctcgtgcatcccttacaagctttgcaaactatttagAAGTCCCTTCTATCTCATTATTATTGTGTTCATAATTAGAACTGTCTTCGGATACACTAGTACTCATGGATACATTTGAGCAAACATCCTGATGTAATTCATCCAATAGTGAACCTATACCATCATATTTGataggttcagcagcatcactatcatcttcaatatcatcatCATCACACACAATTTCATTCGGATCACTCTCCCGATGTCATATCCGATGAGTGTACTTCTTGTTCATACCATAAGATGTTCCTCAACAAGTGATATACGataatataccatattgacatatcTCTCGTGTGGACACTTTATTctactagcactgtcagccttacgtCGTACGAactcaataaaatttcaaataCCCGCTCGGTATTCAGGTAAGAAAAAATCTCTAGTATTCATTCAACTTTTATCGATATTCatctgataataaaaaaaattattaacaataaaaaaatatctttgacaTTCATCCGAACCGGATCTCAAACTGGATCCCGAATCAGATCCCGACTTGGATCCCGAATCGAATCTCAATCTGGATCCGGACCGGATCCCGAATCGGATCCTAGTAAGTGTGGCCTTATCCCTTTCAAAAAGGCATCACTTTTATTGTTGCCACAGCATTATTCTTTGTTCCATATCCAGAAAAAATCCGATAGCATCTCTTTACAATTCTCTAAGTACATGATACAGATAGatcatattttaatcacatcTAATATTTATTCGAAGAACAAACAAGATAACTGCAATGAAATTTTTCACAATAGAATAAAGAACACCATGATAATAATAAAAGAATGATATATTTTTGAACTACCTAAATGGAGCATTCAAGAGCCATTCATAGAGTccattttgaaaaccttataaccaaCTCATGAATAGAGGTCTAAGATTACattaatgcatgcattaaatCACTACCATGCATCTCTCTATGGAAACAGAGAGATGTAACCGGATCCGATCCGAATCTTGACCTggatccagatcagatccagatctggatCCCAACCTGGATTCTGACCGGATCCTACCCAGATTGCGATTCAGATCTGTATCGAATTTCGATCTGGATCCTGGATCAGATTCCGACCTCGATCTAATCCGAATCCTTATCCAAATTCTGGATCGGacagttcatatgcattaaaaatttactgAAGGATTTGGCTAATCctagttaaaatattaaatcataatcacaataaattatatacattaaattataaaaaaatatgtattaaattataataaaaaaatattttattattaatcaaataataaaatatttgatcaatattttattattttttccccttgtttctcccttttcttcctctctgcccCGACCGACCTTCTTTCACCGACGATCGACCTGTACCCACCCTCCTCCGATGTGCCACCCACATCCTCGCCCCGCCCATCGTGTCACTCCCCTTCGCCCTTCGACCCTCCGATCTCCATgctgcccacccccaccccacgAACCCCCTCCACCCTCCGACCTCCCGACCCCCCGCAATCTCCTCTGCCCTCCGACCACCCAACCCCACGGCCCCCTGTGCCGTCATCCCCCCAACCCAATGGCACCCGAACCTCTTCCGAGCCACTGCCATCCCCCCAACCCCTACCACCATCCCCCTAACCCTCGAATCCTACGCCCGCAACCCATCGTCGTCGGACGGGCCCCACGACCCACCCCCTCCCCCACCCTCCTCCCTGCCCTGACGAACCCCACGACCCACCCACCCCCACTGATGCCGCTCCTTCGCACCCCATGGCCCCCCTTCCCCATGGCCGAACCGCCTCACCCCTCCCCCTGATCGGTGGCTCCATGCTCTAGCGGCCATGGGCACGTGCCGGCGGGGGCATCGAACGTCGCTCGTCGGTGGtccgatcaaccaaaaaaaaataggTCGATGGTAGGTAGAAAGCGATGGTAGATCATACCTACAGGGGAAGAAGAGTCATCGATGATGGTCGGTGGAAGGGACGATGGAACCCAAGAAAGCGACGACGAAGCCGGTCGGTGGAAGCTCGGGAGGGGGAAAGTCAGGAGGAAACATGGGAACCCAACACGTGCGCAGACGAAAGTGACAGGAAAACCCCACCATCGGATATTTATTGGACTTTTAGCGATgcaaattattaaatttattgattatttgtgatgaaaaatttagtttacaaataataaaatatttatgatggaaaaataatttcattgtaaatacttaggtatttgtgatgaaaaatttctaTCGCAAATAAGttggtatttatttattttaaaaaattcttattttttatcgattatttatgataaaaatgttgcatcataaataataaattatttatgatgtaaatttaattttcatcataaatatttatttattacgataaaaatttttcatcacaaatatttattatttatgataaattttttttatcataaataattattttttacagattatttatgatgaaaaatttgtatcataaataatcaatatttatgataaaaattaaatttgtgTCGTAAATAATTATGATTTGTGAtgtaaatatttcatcacaaataagttggcatttatttagttttaaaatattttaatttttcatcaattatttacAATAGAATCATTTTGTAgcaaataatagattatttatgataaaaattatttttatatcataaatactttttatttatgatgtaaattttttattataaataatctgacatttatttattttcaaaagttcttatttttcattgattatttgtaacaaaaaattttcattataaataatatagtatttacgATGCAACTCTTATTTCCgttgtaaatacttaattatttacaataaaatttttgttacattataaataatttattatttacaatgaaaatactaATTCTTCATAATTatctttatttatgatgaaaatatttacatcgtaaataattttatcaaaaaaaatttattttcttgtagtgatatttatcgatgctaatttACATTGTTAAATGGATTTATCTACAAGTATTTGTCTTGCATCGCTAAATGACTAGTTTAGATGATGCTTAATAAGCGTaggtaaattaaaattttttttgacataatttTTATGTCGCTGAATATATATTTATCGAAGCTTTTTAAGCGTAGATAAATTGACtatttttgatattaattttGCATCGTTAAAAATACTTTTTGCTGATACTTTTTTTTTTGCGTAAGCAAAAGAAATCAACGATGCTTTCTATAAGCATCGACAAAATCTGATACTTGCCGATGAAAAATATTAAGTATTGATAAATAGAATCAACGACCCTCCTGTTGCCAATACTTATTTGCCGATGCTTTTTACGTCAGTAGTTATTTTTTGTGATGCTTTTTTAAGatttaactttatttttttttacatagtTAATTATCTTATTTCTTGTAGTGAGTCTATGATAATATAACGCGTGGAACTGCAATCACTACTTTAAGgtaatctctctttctctctatatacatacatatatgtgtatatatatatgtgtgtgtgtatgtatatgtgtgtgtgtgtatatatatatatatgtgtgtgtacatacatgtgtatatacatacatacatacatatacgtgTGTACACGTtcgcgcacgcacacacacatatatatacgcgcgctaggatatatatatatatatgtgtgtgtgtacatacatttgtatgtacatacatacatgtgtatgtacatacatacatatatgtgggTACACGTTCGCGcatgcacacacatatatatatgcatgctcggatatatatatatatatatatatatatatatatatatatatatatatatatatatatatgcatgcatgctaggAAACCATATTACCATGGAAACAGAAAAAAGCTACctctctcctaaaatcattaagaGTTTATTATTTTAATAGTAGAGATCATTGACCGAGAATTGCCCAGTACTCAATCAGTTATCTCTATCTCATTTACAGTTTTAACAAACTCATACAAATAATTCGTTGAACTGATACAATCCTAAAATAtttaggaggaggaggaggaagaagcatGCAGCAATTAAAATAACAAAAAGAAGAGACTAATTAAGAGAAGTTCTTCTTCCATTGTTCAAGATTTCCACGACCACCTTCGTCATGTGAACTTAGACTTGCACTCCTGTGATGCGATCCGGGCCTCCTTGGCCAATCCACTGACCTTAATGTCACATGTTACATCCATGCTCTTATTCCCCATCTCCAACTCGCCCACCGTCTTCCTCACAGAGAATTCAATCATCAAGGATAGAGGGATGACGTCCTTCGACCCTTTTAGACTACTTTGGATCTGCTTTGGTAGCAAGACGTGCGATCCCTTGAGGGCTAGTTGGAAGGTGGTCGTGTTCTGATACCCCTGATGGAATGCCTTCGTCTTTCCAACCGCAATTCCTGCGCCGTGGTGAGCAAGGATGGCCTTCCCACCAGCCTCGTAGGAGTACCCCATGCGCAAGCTCGGGTTGTCGACTCTCATAGTGAAATCATACTCGGGCTTCGGTGGGGAGCCACCTCGAGGATTTGGATTCTTGAGCACCAGCCGGGTGACGGAGAAGAAGGGGTCGGCAGGTCGCACGACCAAGAAGTAGATGATGGTGATGGTAGCAGCTAGGATGCCGGCGACGAGGGCGATGCTGATGGTCCACTTGAGGCATGGGATGATGGGCCGCCGCTCGCGGCGGTTGTCGTGGTCGTTGCGGTACTGCTCGACGAGCTTGGCATTCTCTGGGGGTGGAATGCGGTAGATTTGCTCCCTGGGGACTTGGACGACGTAGGTTTCGGGGAGACGG contains the following coding sequences:
- the LOC105041779 gene encoding NDR1/HIN1-like protein 13 yields the protein MAERADTPPPPPGHQTAAANLSPAPRLPETYVVQVPREQIYRIPPPENAKLVEQYRNDHDNRRERRPIIPCLKWTISIALVAGILAATITIIYFLVVRPADPFFSVTRLVLKNPNPRGGSPPKPEYDFTMRVDNPSLRMGYSYEAGGKAILAHHGAGIAVGKTKAFHQGYQNTTTFQLALKGSHVLLPKQIQSSLKGSKDVIPLSLMIEFSVRKTVGELEMGNKSMDVTCDIKVSGLAKEARIASQECKSKFT